The proteins below come from a single Hemiscyllium ocellatum isolate sHemOce1 chromosome 24, sHemOce1.pat.X.cur, whole genome shotgun sequence genomic window:
- the slc8b1 gene encoding mitochondrial sodium/calcium exchanger protein produces the protein MTAGNAAVGCCSLLFWAIACLVAAPQTTAESFHHVGTAVGKSEPRSSKSGLNGNESAFHLLLIGGSSAAVECHSVVQLNGSQWCSFVKTTEDCKLDSGFIDYLQGAICGFRHNLLPLAVFLYAIWLFYLFAFLGTTAELFFCPNLAAIAASLKLSHNVAGVTFLALGNGAPDVFSAIAAFSDPRTANLAIGALFGAGIFVTTIVAGGVALASPFIVASRPFLRDVIFYMAAVFWTFLILYFGSIDLGEALGYLALYAVYVLTVIISSLIYQKCKNQEHASLNTCQSEYCDVEDTNPSCIRIRSHEDASEYQPLIRMEESKSTKSILLDSLNPINFQEWRRKRLPWKIFKCLLLPIEFFLLICIPVVDFDQEGHNWKRPLNCLQVVTGSLVCILAFKSGYYGLLRIGDQLPVWVLVLLISLIIAALIFFTTKNEEPPKYHCVFSFIGFLFSTILINTVATEVVNLLRAIGIIFNLSNTVLGLTLLAWGNSVGDLFSDITLARQGYQRMAIAACFGGIIFNMLFGIGLSSLIQMPYNNNVLEIKCDGLLDWILVGSLGLSLVMSFILIPVQRFKLGKAYGGILVSFYVLFIIVALLTEAGIIHV, from the exons ATGACAGCCGGCAATGCGGCCGTGGGTTGTTGCTCTCTCTTGTTCTGGGCTATCGCGTGTCTTGTAGCTGCGCCCCAGACGACGGCTGAATCATTCCATCATGTTGGAACCGCTGTAGGAAAAAGTGAACCTCGCTCTTCCAAGAGCGGTCTGAACGGCAATGAAAGTGCATTTCATCTCCTGCTTATAGGAGGGAGCAGTGCTGCTGTGGAG TGTCACAGTGTGGTGCAACTGAATGGATCCCAGTGGTGTTCATTTGTGAAAACAACAGAAGACTGCAAACTGGACAGTGGCTTTATTGACTACCTCCAGGGAGCCATCTGTGGGTTTCGCCACAATCTGCTACCATTGGCTGTTTTTTTgtat GCGATTTGGTTGTTCTATCTATTTGCATTTCTTGGGACAACAGCTGAATTATT TTTTTGTCCTAATCTGGCAGCCATTGCTGCAAGTTTAAAATTATCGCATAATGTGGCAG GTGTGACTTTTCTTGCTCTGGGTAATGGAGCCCCTGATGTATTCAGTGCAATAGCAGCCTTTTCTGATCCAAGAACAGCAAACCTGGCAATTGGAGCTTTGTTTG GTGCTGGCATTTTTGTGACCACTATTGTTGCTGGTGGTGTTGCCCTTGCGAGTCCATTTATAGTTGCATCAAGGCCCTTCCTTCGAGATGTGATATTCTACATGGCTGCAGTCTTCTGGACCTTTCTAATCCTCTACTTTGGGAGCATTGATTTGGGAGAAGCACTTG gTTACTTGGCACTGTATGCAGTGTATGTATTAACAGTAATCATAAGCAGCCTAATTTACCAAAAGTGCAAAAACCAGGAACATGCTTCCCTTAATACATGTCAGTCTGAAT ACTGTGACGTAGAGGATACAAATCCATCCTGCATCAGGATCCGTTCCCATGAAGATG caagtgAGTATCAACCTTTGATTAGAATGGAAGAATCAAAATCTACAAAATCCATTTTGTTGGACTCTCTCAACCCCATTAACTTTCAAGAATGGAGAAGAAAACGCTTGCCCTGGAAGATCTTCAAATGTTTGCTG ctGCCAATTGAGTTTTTCCTTCTAATTTGCATACCAGTGGTGGATTTCGACCAGGAAGGCCATAACTGGAAACGCCCTCTGAACTGTTTACAAGTTGTTACTGGCTCACTTGTCTGCATCCTTGCATTTAAATCTGGCTATT atGGTTTACTGCGCATCGGTGATCAACTTCCTGTCTGGGTTCTTGTTTTGCTGATTTCCTTAATTATAGCTGCACTGATTTTCTTCACCACAAAGAATGAGGAACCACCAAAATATCACTGT GTATTTTCTTTTATTGGGTTTCTCTTCAGTACCATACTGATTAACACTGTAGCCACAGAGGTTGTGAATCTTCTGCGTGCCATTGGAATAATTTTTAACCTGAgtaacactgttctgggactgacactgTTAGCCTGGGGAAACAGTGTTGGAG ATTTATTCTCTGACATCACACTAGCTCGACAGGGGTATCAACGTATGGCTATTGCTGCATGTTTTGGTGGAATAATATTTA ATATGCTATTTGGCATTGGACTAAGTTCCTTAATTCAAATGCCCTACAATAATAATGTCCTTGAG ATCAAGTGCGATGGCCTCTTGGATTGGATTCTGGTCGGATCATTAGGCTTGAGTCTTGTCATGTCATTTATATTGATCCCAGTTCAACGGTTTAAACTTGGAAAAGCATATGGTGGTATTCTGGtctctttctatgttctatttattaTAGTAGCACTACTAACTGAAGCTGGCATTATACATGTTTAA